A stretch of the Papaver somniferum cultivar HN1 chromosome 6, ASM357369v1, whole genome shotgun sequence genome encodes the following:
- the LOC113288253 gene encoding probable amino acid permease 7, whose amino-acid sequence MAVDNSLEIAKKDDDAYDDDGSLKRTGTIWTCNAHIITGVIGSGVLSLAWSTAQLGWIAGPISLLCFAMVTYVSAALLSDCYRSPDPVTGTRNHTYMDAVKVNLGRKQTWLCGFLQYLSMYGTGIAYVITTSISMRAIYRSNCYHYKGHEAPCDHGDAFYMLLFGASQIVFSQIPNFHDMEWLSIVAAIMSFSYSSIGFALGFAKVIENGTIQGSYGGIPQATVAKKVWKVCQALGDIAFAYPYSTILLEIQDTLRSPPAENKTMKKASRSAVFITTFFYLCCGCFGYAAFGNQTPGNLLTGFGFYEPFWLIDFANVCIIVHLVGGYQVYSQPVFAFMEGWLAEKYPNSGFINKSYNLKLPLLPSLNLSPLRLCTRTFYVATTTGIAMTFPYFNQVLGVLGSLTFWPLTIYFPVQMYFVQLKIEAWTRKWVILQTFSIVCLIISTIALIGSLEGIVSAKLE is encoded by the exons ATGGCAGTTGATAACTCTCTGGAAATAGCAAAGAAGGATGATGATGCCTACGACGATGATGGAAGTCTGAAAAGAACCG GAACAATATGGACGTGCAACGCTCATATAATAACTGGTGTTATTGGATCCGGGGTTCTTTCTCTCGCATGGAGTACTGCGCAATTGGGATGGATTGCAGGGCCTATTTCCTTACTTTGTTTCGCCATGGTCACATATGTTTCTGCTGCTCTTCTATCAGATTGTTATAGGTCTCCTGATCCAGTCACTGGAACACGAAACCATACTTACATGGATGCAGTTAAAGTCAATCTAG GTCGAAAGCAGACTTGGTTGTGTGGTTTTCTTCAATACCTGAGCATGTATGGAACTGGTATTGCTTACGTAATCACTACATCGATCAGTATGAG AGCAATTTATagatcgaattgttatcactacaAAGGCCATGAAGCTCCATGTGATCATGGAGATGCATTTTATATGCTTCTCTTCGGAGCCAGTCAGATTGTGTTTTCTCAGATACCCAATTTCCATGACATGGAATGGCTCTCCATAGTCGCAGCAATCATGTCATTCTCATATTCCTCAATTGGATTTGCTCTTGGCTTCGCCAAAGTAATTG AAAATGGAACTATTCAAGGAAGCTATGGGGGAATTCCCCAAGCTACAGTAGCTAAGAAAGTATGGAAGGTCTGTCAAGCACTTGGAGACATTGCTTTTGCCTATCCATACTCCACAATTCTCCTTGAAATACAG GATACTCTGAGGTCACCGCCGGCAGAAAACAAAACTATGAAGAAAGCATCTAGGTCAGCAGTCTTCATCACCACCTTCTTCTATCTCTGCTGTGGATGCTTTGGATACGCAGCTTTTGGGAACCAAACTCCAGGGAACCTTTTGACTGGGTTTGGGTTCTATGAGCCATTCTGGCTTATCGACTTTGCTAATGTTTGCATCATTGTTCATTTAGTGGGAGGATACCAG GTGTACAGTCAGCCCGTCTTTGCATTCATGGAAGGATGGCTAGCGGAGAAGTATCCCAACAGTGGCTTTATCAACAAATCCTACAATCTCAAACTCCCTTTGCTTCCAAGTCTCAATCTGAGTCCTCTAAGGCTATGCACTCGAACTTTTTATGTTGCTACAACTACAGGAATTGCAATGACCTTTCCATACTTCAACCAAGTTCTGGGAGTGCTGGGTTCTTTGACCTTTTGGCCCTTGACTATATATTTCCCGGTGCAGATGTACTTTGTGCAGCTGAAGATCGAGGCATGGACACGAAAATGGGTTATTCTTCAAACATTCAGCATTGTTTGTTTAATCATCAGTACAATTGCGTTAATTGGATCACTGGAAGGTATCGTAAGTGCCAAACTAGAGTAG
- the LOC113288254 gene encoding probable amino acid permease 7 isoform X2 → MGGEGLSDQDEDHEVPLLEYQHASPQSPSSSSSKHFKRTGSYWTAIAHVLTAVIGSGVLSLAWSTAQLGWIAGPIALFSLAGITLVSVSLLSDCYRSPDPEFGVIRNRSYTMAVKYYLGNKSVLWCGVFQQTYLYGTGIAYVISAATSMRYLSPLYQ, encoded by the exons ATGGGAGGAGAAGGACTATCAGACCAAGATGAGGATCATGAGGTTCCACTTCTGGAATACCAACATGCATCACCACAATCAccatcgtcttcttcttcgaaaCACTTTAAGAGAACTG GGAGTTACTGGACAGCAATAGCGCACGTACTAACAGCGGTGATTGGGTCAGGAGTACTTTCATTGGCATGGAGCACTGCTCAGCTTGGTTGGATAGCAGGACCCATAGCTCTGTTCAGTCTAGCAGGGATCACACTTGTATCTGTTTCCCTCTTATCAGACTGTTACAGGTCACCTGATCCTGAATTTGGCGTCATCAGGAATCGTTCCTACACCATGGCCGTCAAGTATTATCTAG GAAACAAGAGTGTATTATGGTGTGGGGTATTCCAACAGACGTACTTGTATGGCACTGGCATTGCCTATGTCATTTCTGCCGCCACCAGCATGAGGTACTTATCTCCACTTTACCAGTAA
- the LOC113288254 gene encoding probable amino acid permease 7 isoform X1 has translation MGGEGLSDQDEDHEVPLLEYQHASPQSPSSSSSKHFKRTGSYWTAIAHVLTAVIGSGVLSLAWSTAQLGWIAGPIALFSLAGITLVSVSLLSDCYRSPDPEFGVIRNRSYTMAVKYYLGKQTLIEIMPTYSSSFFEIDIYLMTSFNFLANVPTLFPFIFFS, from the exons ATGGGAGGAGAAGGACTATCAGACCAAGATGAGGATCATGAGGTTCCACTTCTGGAATACCAACATGCATCACCACAATCAccatcgtcttcttcttcgaaaCACTTTAAGAGAACTG GGAGTTACTGGACAGCAATAGCGCACGTACTAACAGCGGTGATTGGGTCAGGAGTACTTTCATTGGCATGGAGCACTGCTCAGCTTGGTTGGATAGCAGGACCCATAGCTCTGTTCAGTCTAGCAGGGATCACACTTGTATCTGTTTCCCTCTTATCAGACTGTTACAGGTCACCTGATCCTGAATTTGGCGTCATCAGGAATCGTTCCTACACCATGGCCGTCAAGTATTATCTAGGTAAGCAAACATTAATCGAAATCATGCCTACctactcttcttctttttttgaaatCGATATCTACCTAATGACTTCATTTAACTTTTTAGCTAATGTTCCCACACTCTTCCCCTTTATCTTTTTTTCGtga
- the LOC113288255 gene encoding APO protein 1, chloroplastic-like, with amino-acid sequence MQLQSVSASIPWSWGTPQKGVCLGFLELNPIKFKFWYQELQLNRPSKARTFCGAGGADREYPILKRSVPYPQNIDLPPILSKKKKKPYPVPLKKIQQAARADKKLFERGIEKPLEPPKNGLLVPDLIPVAYKVVEAWKVLIQGLAQLLHVVPAHGCSICSEVHVGQTGHRIQDCQGPGNVHRRSHHTWVKASVNDILLPMEAYHQYDPFGRRIKHETRFNYDRIPAAVELCIQAGVEVPEYPSRRRTKPIRILGKKVIDLGGFVEDPKPIPSGDSSYPLLQLDTYMGHIGQFSAPAASVVPTLAQETLNAYETVRWGVMKLMQKYSVKACGYCPEVHVGPWGHNAKLCGEFKHQWRDGKHGWQDATVDEVVPPNYVWHVRDPKGPSLRGALKRFYGKAPAVVEVCIQAGAKVPDIYKPMMRLDIVIPDSEEAGLVV; translated from the exons ATGCAGCTACAGTCAGTTTCAGCGTCAATACCATGGTCATGGGGTACACCTCAAAAag GTGTGTGTCTTGGTTTTCTGGAGTTAAACCCAATAAAATTCAAG TTTTGGTACCAAGAGCTTCAACTTAATCGACCCTCAAAAGCTAGGACCTTTTGTGGTGCTGGTGGGGCTGACAGAGAGTATCCCATACTCAAGAGATCAGTACCATATCCTCAAAATATTGATCTCCCGCCCATATTGtctaagaaaaagaagaaaccaTATCCAGTCCCCCTGAAGAAAATCCAACAGGCTGCAAGAGCTGACAAAAAACTTTTTGAGAGGGGAATAGAGAAGCCTCTTGAGCCACCAAAGAATGGATTACTCGTTCCTGATTTGATTCCCGTTGCGTATAAGGTAGTTGAAGCCTGGAAGGTTTTGATACAAGGCCTTGCACAGCTCCTGCATGTTGTTCCTGCCCATGGCTGCAG CATATGCTCAGAAGTCCATGTGGGTCAGACTGGTCATCGGATCCAGGACTGTCAAGGTCCAGGGAATGTTCACCGCAGAAGCCACCACACTTGGGTCAAGGCTTCCGTCAACGATATCCTTCTCCCTATGGAAGCATACCACCAGTATGACCCCTTTGGCCGGCGCATTAAGCATGAGACCCGATTCAACTACGACAGAATTCCAGCTGCTGTGGAGCTGTGCATACAAGCAGGTGTAGAAGTACCAGAATATCCTTCACGGAGAAGAACCAAACCCATTCGGATACTGGGGAAGAAGGTGATCGATTTAGGTGGATTTGTAGAGGATCCTAAGCCAATACCCTCTGGAGATTCATCTTACCCACTCCTGCAGCTCGATACGTACATGGGCCACATTGGGCAGTTTTCTGCTCCAGCAGCGTCTGTTGTACCAACGCTTGCCCAGGAGACTCTCAATGCATATGAGACTGTGAGGTGGGGTGTGATGAAGTTGATGCAGAAGTACTCGGTGAAGGCATGTGGCTACTGCCCAGAGGTTCACGTGGGTCCTTGGGGTCACAATGCTAAGTTGTGCGGGGAATTCAAGCACCAATGGAGAGACGGCAAACATGGATGGCAAGACGCAACAGTCGACGAAGTAGTCCCGCCAAATTATGTATGGCATGTGCGGGACCCTAAGGGACCTTCACTGCGAGGTGCACTGAAGAGGTTCTATGGTAAAGCACCTGCCGTCGTTGAAGTGTGTATACAGGCTGGCGCAAAAGTGCCAGATATATACAAGCCCATGATGAGGCTTGACATTGTGATACCAGATAGTGAGGAAGCAGGCCTAGTTGTTTAA